The window ATGAACGAGATGAATACGCTTTTCGAGCGCGTTTTTTCCGTAGTTGAAGCGATAAATCCAAACGGGCAGTGCAGCTTCCAGCCGGAATGCCTGCAGATGCGAGAGCGCGCGGAAATTCGAAACTCCGGTTGATGTTTCTTCACCACCGAGGTCGATGAGTTCACCGCCTGGAAGAAGCACCTGCTCGGAGACATCGTTCAGCATCATCGTTCTTCCATGCGGACTGGGAAGCGCGGCGATGAGAACGCCATGGAAGCGTCGGGTGGGTGCGCCGCTAACCGTGCCGGATGCATAACCGCCAAGGCCATTGGTGACGAGCCACTCGCGTGTGAGCAGCGTCTCCCAGCGTTCTTGATCGTGCCCGTTGTGGGAAGCGTCCCACGAGAACTCGCGCGTGATGCTGTCGAGAATGCGGCGATCAGGTGTGTTCTTTCCGCGGCGGTACAGGATCGGGATGTCTTGCGTCTTGACCAAGTCGGTCTTGTTCTCAGTTGCCTTCGGTCGTGGCCGGCGCAAGCACGGTCGCCGACTCGCCCTGAATTCGCCAGCCCTGGTCCGAATCGGGGTTCATGTATCCCGATCCTCCGTACTTCATTTCTTCGCTCGACCAGAGGACTTGCCAACGCTTGTTCTCAGGCGCGGCGAGCAGAGGTTCGGGTGCATGGCGCAGATCCAAATCGGCGCCGAGATTTATGACGAGCAGGCGATCCTGACCAGCCTCGACGAAGTATCGCAGCACGAAGGCCTGTGGCGCGATTACTGCGCCGTCAACTCGTCCGTATAGCTGCATACGAAATGCCGGATCCGTGTGCCGAAGCTGCAGCAGATCGCGATGCAGCGCTACAAAATGCGAGTTTCGCTCCCATTCGCTCCAATCCAATTTACAGGCATCGAGAGTCTCTCGCCTCGCCGGATCGGGAACGCGGGCGCGCATCTCCTCGGATTTGAGCTGAGGAAACTGCGCGAGAAATTCTGCGCGACCTTTATGCACGAGCTTTGCCAACTCTGGATTGTGATCGGCAAAAAAGAGGAATGGCTTGCTGGATCCGAATTCCTGGCCTTGAAATAGCAGCGGAGTTCCCGGGCCAAGCAGCGTAAGCGCCGTGAGTGCGCGATAACGTCCCGGACTCGTGAGCTGGTGCAGACGCTTGCCGTGGGCTGAGTTCGAGACCTGATCGTGATTTTCGATGAACGTGACGAATGCCGCTGGCTCCATTCCGAGCGTAGTTTCACCTCGGCGCTTGTTTTGCCAACTGTAGTACTGGCCCTGATAGAGATAGCCGTACTTGATCGCCGAAATGAACTCCTGCGGAGTGCCGGAATAATCTGTGTAGTAAGCCTGCCTCATCCCCGTGGAAGCGGCGATGGCGCTGTGATGGAAGTCATCGTTCCAGAGCGCGTCGAAGCCGTAGCCGCCGCGCTCGACAGGTTTGGCGATCTTTGCTTCCTGTGCTTCATTCTCAGCGACGAGGATGATCTCGCGATTACCTGCTGCGGCGCGAGCGCGACGCGCCATATCCGCGAGAATGTGCTCACGAGATCGATCGACGATGGCTTGCGTCGCGTCAAAGCGCAAACCATCGAGGTGATACTCGCGAATCCAGTACTCGACATTGCCTGCGAAAAAATCGCGCACCGGTCCGCTGTTCTCGCCATCGAAGTTGATCGCGTCTCCCCATTCGGTCGTGTGCTCGCGATGGAAGTAGTCATCAGAGAACTGCGTCAGGTAATTCCCATCTGGACCCACGTGGTTGTAGACAACGTCAAGAATTACTCCCAAGCCGATGCTGTGCGCGTAATCGACAAAGCTGCGGAAGTCGTCGGGAGTGCCGTAGCGGGGGTACGGAGCGTAGAGGTTCACTCCATCATAACCCCAGCCAAACTCTCCGGGGAAACACGCCACAGGCATCACTTCGACGACAGTGACACCAAGTTCTTTCAGCAACGGCAATTTCTCTTTTGCTGATTCGTAAGTGCCACTTGGTGTGAAGGTTCCGATGTGCAGTTCGTAAATGACCTGTCCGCGAATGCTGACGCCGGGCCAATCCTTGTCCGTCCAGGCAAACTTCTGGTGATCGACGACTGCAGAAACTCCATGCGGCCCTTCAGGCTGCCAGTGCGACGCCGGATCGGGAAAAGTCTCGTTGCCATCGACGCGCAGCTTGTAGCGGGTTCCAGCGTTTGCATCTGCTAAGAAGCCGGAGAAGTAGCCGTCATCTTCGCGATCGAGCGGAAATGATTTGCCAGGCTCACGGTCGCTTTCGAAAAAAACGATCTCAACAGAGCGCCGCTTGGGTGCCCACACGCGAAAATGGGTACCTCCGCCGGGCTGCAATTCTGGTCCAACGGCAAGCGTGCGAGTTACAGACTGGGGTTCTTTCAGAATGGGATTCATCGCGGAAGAAGTGGACGCAAAGAAAGCAGCGTCTCAACATAAAGTCAGATGCAAAAAGTGAGATGCGGAAAGGCTTCAGTCCGCCACTTAGGAGCCCGTCATCACCAGCGGCATCGTCGGCGTCTGACTCCCACCTTCAGCCTCGATGGTTACGGCGAACATCTTGGGCCAGGCATCTTTCTCCGCGTAGGGGGTGACCATGGCTGCGTTTCCGTTGGTATCGGGCTTGAAGGTTCCACACGGCATTGGTTTGGTGCCGCTGGCCGGCACGAGCCACAACTGGTACGTCTTTTCCGGCGGCAAAGGCGGCAGATGCTGAGCAGTGAAGACCACTGTCCCTGTCTTGCGCATGTAGCTGGCCTTGCCTTCAGGAACCGGCTGGTCTTTCACCGAAACCAGCGCGAAGTGCGACGACTCGGGTGACGTGAGTGCATCCAGGACAAGCCGTGCACGATCCAGATCTCCCTGCTGCTGCTCGAAGCGCTGCTGCGTCGCTTCGAGTCTGTTTCG is drawn from Terriglobales bacterium and contains these coding sequences:
- a CDS encoding anti-sigma factor encodes the protein MRDHQQFADDLALYALHELPASDTAEFREHLKECAGCRRELEEINSQMAMLALSSVGSAPPQRSRERLLQAIRTEPPRVRRVVMRRPWWSFVPTFAAVLLAIFGLMLWRENTSLRNRLEATQQRFEQQQGDLDRARLVLDALTSPESSHFALVSVKDQPVPEGKASYMRKTGTVVFTAQHLPPLPPEKTYQLWLVPASGTKPMPCGTFKPDTNGNAAMVTPYAEKDAWPKMFAVTIEAEGGSQTPTMPLVMTGS
- the treZ gene encoding malto-oligosyltrehalose trehalohydrolase → MNPILKEPQSVTRTLAVGPELQPGGGTHFRVWAPKRRSVEIVFFESDREPGKSFPLDREDDGYFSGFLADANAGTRYKLRVDGNETFPDPASHWQPEGPHGVSAVVDHQKFAWTDKDWPGVSIRGQVIYELHIGTFTPSGTYESAKEKLPLLKELGVTVVEVMPVACFPGEFGWGYDGVNLYAPYPRYGTPDDFRSFVDYAHSIGLGVILDVVYNHVGPDGNYLTQFSDDYFHREHTTEWGDAINFDGENSGPVRDFFAGNVEYWIREYHLDGLRFDATQAIVDRSREHILADMARRARAAAGNREIILVAENEAQEAKIAKPVERGGYGFDALWNDDFHHSAIAASTGMRQAYYTDYSGTPQEFISAIKYGYLYQGQYYSWQNKRRGETTLGMEPAAFVTFIENHDQVSNSAHGKRLHQLTSPGRYRALTALTLLGPGTPLLFQGQEFGSSKPFLFFADHNPELAKLVHKGRAEFLAQFPQLKSEEMRARVPDPARRETLDACKLDWSEWERNSHFVALHRDLLQLRHTDPAFRMQLYGRVDGAVIAPQAFVLRYFVEAGQDRLLVINLGADLDLRHAPEPLLAAPENKRWQVLWSSEEMKYGGSGYMNPDSDQGWRIQGESATVLAPATTEGN